The proteins below are encoded in one region of Microbispora sp. NBC_01189:
- a CDS encoding alpha/beta hydrolase family protein, translating to MNIGRGTLGVIAGVLMVVLAVVGHVLSPPAFDPPPLPASPQFRDIPAQPAAEVRPIAGAGFAGGPFRTEKLLVPARNETLRATIRAPLTPGRHPAFVFVQGSGSGDGGEFTQQAEWLARAGIVTLAYDKRTVGYSFRGRDFGLLADDALRMLRVLRQRPDVDPARAGLWGVSEGGWVVPIAAARDPRAAFVVLVSSPNVSPLRQVAWALNEQLLRLHAPTGVRELLTRVMGGVGFDFLRYDGAPALRGITQPVLALYGTDDPSIPFVESTEALTRALRQGDAGYTIRFLAGADHAMRVNGGTFAAGYLPTLANWIRDLPRTARPSVPIAGATPVQRFEAADVPAAPWWGDSTILWLTLCLAAVGYVAAPVTEMVVRLRGRDLRFQANVQRWPAIRRRLRRMAWIGLGELAAVMAFITLIVLFSVNQAGAWPAVQAGWLVVRLLAVAMLAQTVATFAEVAGGRRDGWEPTPWQKSVLAGVLGGTALLLLTAAYYGLFAFPW from the coding sequence ATGAACATCGGCCGGGGCACTCTCGGGGTGATCGCCGGTGTGCTGATGGTCGTGCTCGCCGTCGTCGGCCACGTGCTCTCCCCTCCTGCCTTCGACCCGCCGCCGCTTCCCGCCTCGCCCCAGTTCCGCGACATCCCCGCGCAGCCCGCCGCCGAGGTGCGGCCGATCGCCGGAGCGGGTTTCGCCGGCGGCCCCTTCCGCACCGAGAAACTGCTCGTGCCGGCGAGGAACGAGACGCTGCGGGCGACGATCCGGGCGCCGCTGACGCCCGGACGCCACCCCGCGTTCGTGTTCGTGCAGGGGTCGGGCTCGGGCGACGGCGGGGAGTTCACCCAGCAGGCCGAGTGGCTCGCGCGGGCGGGCATCGTGACGCTCGCCTACGACAAGCGGACCGTCGGCTACTCCTTCCGCGGCCGCGACTTCGGGCTGCTCGCCGACGACGCCCTGCGCATGCTGCGGGTGCTGCGCCAGCGGCCCGACGTCGACCCGGCGCGCGCGGGCCTGTGGGGGGTGAGCGAGGGCGGCTGGGTCGTCCCGATCGCCGCCGCCCGCGACCCCCGGGCGGCGTTCGTGGTCCTCGTCTCCTCGCCGAACGTCTCGCCGCTGCGCCAGGTGGCCTGGGCGCTCAACGAGCAGCTGCTGCGCCTGCACGCCCCGACCGGCGTACGCGAGCTGCTGACCAGGGTCATGGGCGGCGTCGGCTTCGACTTCCTGCGCTACGACGGGGCGCCCGCCCTGCGCGGGATCACCCAGCCGGTGCTCGCGTTGTACGGCACCGACGACCCCTCCATCCCCTTCGTGGAGAGCACCGAGGCCCTCACCCGGGCGCTGCGCCAGGGCGACGCCGGCTACACCATCCGCTTCCTCGCCGGGGCCGACCACGCCATGCGGGTCAACGGAGGGACCTTCGCGGCCGGCTACCTGCCCACGCTGGCGAACTGGATCAGGGACCTGCCGCGTACGGCGAGACCCTCGGTGCCCATCGCGGGGGCGACGCCGGTGCAGCGCTTCGAGGCGGCCGACGTGCCGGCGGCGCCGTGGTGGGGAGACAGCACGATCCTGTGGCTGACGCTCTGCCTGGCCGCGGTGGGCTACGTCGCGGCGCCGGTGACGGAGATGGTCGTCCGCCTGCGCGGACGCGACCTGCGGTTCCAGGCCAACGTCCAGCGGTGGCCGGCCATCCGGCGGCGGCTGCGCCGGATGGCCTGGATCGGGCTCGGCGAACTCGCCGCGGTCATGGCGTTCATCACGCTGATCGTGCTGTTCTCGGTGAACCAGGCGGGCGCCTGGCCCGCCGTACAGGCCGGGTGGCTGGTCGTACGGCTGCTCGCCGTCGCGATGCTGGCGCAGACGGTCGCGACGTTCGCCGAGGTCGCCGGTGGCCGGCGGGACGGCTGGGAGCCGACGCCCTGGCAGAAGAGCGTGCTCGCGGGCGTGCTCGGCGGCACGGCCCTGCTGCTGCTGACCGCGGCCTACTACGGCCTGTTCGCATTTCCTTGGTAG
- a CDS encoding exonuclease SbcCD subunit D encodes MRVLHTSDWHLGRSFHRESLLGAQAAFVDHLVETVRAERVEVVLVSGDVYDRALPPVDAVALCNEALARLKALGAHTVLISGNHDSAVRLGFGADLMERVHLRTDPARAWEPVTIGDVAFFGIPYLEPELVRGPWELAERSHTAALSYAMDRVRAHPAARRVVLAHAFVTGGEASDSERDISVGGVSHVPLSAFDGADYVALGHLHGRQAMSETVRYSGSPIAYSFSEAGHLKGSWLADLDGGRTEFVPAPVPRPVARLRGRIDDLLTDARFARHEDHWLQVTLTDPVRPREAMERLRGRFPHTLALAFEPDGATGSSARPPRIAGRAEIDVALDFVQAVRDTPADDDERRLLEEAVEACRIRESL; translated from the coding sequence ATGCGTGTCCTGCACACCTCCGACTGGCATCTCGGCCGCTCCTTCCACCGGGAGAGCCTGCTCGGCGCGCAGGCCGCGTTCGTCGACCACCTCGTCGAGACCGTGCGCGCGGAGCGGGTGGAGGTCGTGCTGGTCTCCGGCGACGTCTACGACCGCGCCCTGCCTCCCGTGGACGCGGTGGCGCTGTGCAACGAGGCGCTCGCCAGGCTCAAGGCGCTGGGCGCGCACACCGTGCTGATCAGCGGCAACCACGACTCCGCCGTACGGCTGGGCTTCGGCGCCGATCTCATGGAGCGCGTCCACCTGCGCACCGACCCCGCCCGGGCCTGGGAGCCGGTCACGATCGGCGACGTCGCGTTCTTCGGCATCCCCTACCTGGAGCCCGAGCTCGTCCGGGGACCGTGGGAGCTCGCCGAGCGCAGCCACACCGCCGCGCTCTCGTACGCCATGGACCGCGTCCGCGCGCACCCGGCCGCGCGCAGGGTCGTGCTCGCGCACGCGTTCGTCACCGGAGGGGAGGCGAGCGACAGCGAGCGGGACATCAGCGTCGGCGGGGTGTCCCACGTGCCGCTGAGCGCCTTCGACGGCGCCGACTACGTCGCCCTCGGCCACCTGCACGGGCGCCAGGCGATGAGCGAGACGGTCCGCTACAGCGGCTCGCCGATCGCCTACTCCTTCTCCGAGGCCGGCCACCTGAAGGGCTCCTGGCTCGCCGACCTCGACGGCGGGCGGACGGAGTTCGTCCCGGCTCCGGTGCCGCGCCCGGTCGCGCGGCTCCGGGGCCGCATCGACGACCTGCTGACCGACGCCCGCTTCGCCCGGCACGAGGACCACTGGCTGCAGGTGACGCTGACCGACCCGGTGCGCCCGCGCGAGGCGATGGAACGCCTGCGCGGGCGCTTCCCGCACACGCTCGCGCTCGCCTTCGAACCGGACGGCGCGACCGGGAGCTCCGCGCGCCCGCCGAGGATCGCCGGCAGGGCCGAGATCGACGTGGCGCTCGACTTCGTCCAGGCGGTGCGCGACACGCCCGCCGACGACGACGAACGGCGTCTGCTGGAGGAGGCGGTCGAGGCGTGCCGCATCAGGGAGAGCCTGTGA
- a CDS encoding enolase C-terminal domain-like protein, whose protein sequence is MPRVRELEVFRMTLPYGRRPETVLVKITDYGGMVGWGEAVDPAGAGPLERALPALVGIDWEHPSELGDNPGGVAGDMACWDLWGRMNGVPLAHALGGTRTSLIATVRLTADRSLESMVARVNRHVCAGYGHVTLDVHPGWDVEPLRAVRAAYPGLAIAVDGRGAYTEISQLEALDSYGVVAIERPFKDLLTSADLQDRVSAAVAVEVASVAELDEALCLGAGRALLLRPAKFGSLGAVRRAHDHAAEAGWDIVCAGGLGAGLARAATVAVASLPGCTLPSDVAEPPRSAQVVLPPVGASGGVVAVPLTQPGLGHTVDEDRVRRMARESFQV, encoded by the coding sequence GTGCCGCGTGTCCGGGAGCTGGAGGTCTTCAGGATGACCCTGCCGTACGGCAGGCGTCCGGAGACCGTCCTGGTGAAGATCACGGACTACGGCGGCATGGTCGGCTGGGGCGAGGCCGTCGATCCGGCCGGAGCCGGGCCGCTGGAGCGGGCTTTGCCCGCGCTCGTCGGCATCGACTGGGAACACCCGTCGGAGCTGGGGGACAATCCCGGCGGCGTGGCCGGTGACATGGCCTGCTGGGACCTGTGGGGCCGCATGAACGGCGTTCCGCTCGCCCACGCCCTCGGCGGCACCCGCACGTCGCTGATCGCGACGGTCAGGCTGACGGCGGACCGTTCGCTGGAGAGCATGGTCGCCCGGGTGAACCGGCACGTCTGCGCGGGCTACGGGCACGTGACGCTGGACGTCCACCCCGGCTGGGACGTCGAGCCGCTGCGGGCCGTGCGCGCGGCCTATCCCGGTCTGGCCATCGCGGTGGACGGGCGCGGCGCCTACACCGAGATCTCCCAGCTGGAGGCGCTGGACTCCTACGGGGTGGTGGCCATCGAGCGCCCCTTCAAGGACCTGCTGACCAGCGCCGACCTGCAGGACCGGGTGTCGGCCGCGGTCGCGGTCGAGGTGGCCTCCGTGGCCGAGCTGGACGAGGCGTTGTGTCTCGGCGCGGGCCGGGCGCTGCTGCTGCGGCCCGCGAAGTTCGGCTCGCTCGGCGCGGTGCGGCGCGCGCACGACCACGCGGCGGAGGCCGGCTGGGACATCGTCTGCGCCGGCGGCCTCGGCGCGGGCCTGGCCCGGGCCGCGACGGTCGCCGTCGCCAGCCTGCCCGGCTGCACCCTGCCCAGCGATGTGGCCGAGCCGCCGCGCAGCGCGCAGGTGGTGCTCCCGCCGGTGGGCGCGTCCGGCGGGGTCGTCGCCGTGCCGCTCACCCAGCCCGGCCTCGGCCACACCGTGGACGAGGACCGGGTGCGCCGCATGGCCCGCGAGTCGTTCCAGGTCTGA
- a CDS encoding AAA family ATPase, producing the protein MRLHRLSMVAFGSFPGTEEVDFDALGEAGLFLIHGPTGAGKTTVLDAVCYALYGRVPGQRESARSLRCDHAPPSRGPSVTLEATIRGRRLRVTRSPAWMRPKLRGSGLVEEKAKALVEELTEPGGRWVARSTRSDEAGDFIGTLTGMNAAQFCQVALLPQGDFAKFLRAGGEERRELLERLFSVRVFGEVERWLADHRTRSGREAQELAQRVDSVLDRMRGAAGDLALPEDAADPEAWSGEVLSLAEGALAHAATACAASQAGLLSARSRLQEGRALADRQRRHAAALARSQELDAAADERSDLEAMLDEAARADRVLPLVRQAEQRAEAAAKARRVAADAVLRAFPGNPDGASGGASGGAPERPDPERLAALERERRDEIARVRQILPEETRLREVRDERAGAERALAELSGEEARLAGRLAALPGERLGVEERLAEARRAAASLPGLTAARDAASRLRAITEEAALLDAELTRLSGDEARARADQQDLPAALADAGERLRGLRDMAARIPALEAAARTAEERLGSARLRDTLTTELDAAERDRRAAVDLAQERRDRLQEVRQDRIDGMAAELAAGLVDGLPCAVCGATGHPRPAEPAVRAASAEDEQAAQDAFDAAQRAREAAEANAAGLTSRLADAESRAGDLSEEAAGAALDEARDELSRLRSAASAVEAAEAEAGRLAAALEDARERAMELAGLLTETRTRRDALLAEGERLAAGLEGDLADVEARLSRARSEAETEEELAARAARLAAELAELGARAARTGAELAEARAHRDMLETGERRLAEVIDAARGADPSLAARLDRLSEEAGLLREAADAARTAEAAGGESEAARAAAARAASGEGFASAEHAAAAARTPEDREAMTERLGLLDAERATVEGLLADPELVAAAAEPPAGLTELSAAHDVAEHEHGVRTSARDRARSRLDQLTALAGELDAAVRAHRPAEERHRLARRLAELANGTSGDNRWHMRLSAYVLGERLRQVVDAANERLDHMSGGRYLLRHDLNRTAGDRGRSGGGLGLRVLDAWTGVERDPATLSGGESFITSLALALGLADVVTQEAGGAEIGTLFVDEGFGTLDEDTLDDVLDILDGLREGGRAVGVVSHVAELRVRIPAQLRVLKNRGGSTLSHA; encoded by the coding sequence GTGAGGCTGCATCGGCTGAGCATGGTCGCGTTCGGGTCCTTCCCGGGAACGGAGGAGGTCGACTTCGACGCGCTCGGCGAGGCGGGCCTGTTCCTGATCCACGGGCCGACCGGCGCGGGCAAGACCACGGTGCTCGACGCCGTCTGCTACGCCCTGTACGGGCGGGTGCCCGGCCAGCGGGAGAGCGCCCGCAGCCTGCGCTGCGACCACGCGCCGCCCAGCCGGGGGCCGTCGGTGACGCTGGAGGCGACGATCCGGGGCAGGCGCCTGCGCGTCACCCGTTCCCCCGCGTGGATGCGGCCCAAGCTCCGGGGCTCGGGTCTGGTGGAGGAGAAGGCCAAGGCCCTGGTCGAGGAGCTGACCGAGCCCGGCGGGCGGTGGGTCGCGCGCAGCACCCGCAGCGACGAGGCCGGTGACTTCATCGGCACGCTGACGGGGATGAACGCCGCCCAGTTCTGCCAGGTGGCGCTGCTGCCGCAGGGCGACTTCGCCAAGTTCCTGCGCGCCGGGGGCGAGGAGCGGCGCGAACTGCTGGAGCGGCTCTTCTCCGTCCGGGTGTTCGGCGAGGTGGAGCGGTGGCTGGCCGACCACCGCACGCGCTCCGGGCGGGAGGCGCAGGAGCTGGCCCAGCGGGTCGACTCCGTGCTGGACCGCATGCGCGGCGCGGCGGGAGACCTGGCGCTGCCCGAGGACGCGGCCGATCCGGAGGCCTGGTCGGGTGAGGTGCTGAGCCTCGCCGAGGGCGCGCTCGCCCACGCGGCGACGGCCTGCGCGGCGAGCCAGGCCGGCCTGCTGTCGGCCCGGAGCCGGCTGCAGGAGGGCAGGGCCCTCGCCGACCGGCAGCGCAGGCACGCCGCCGCCCTGGCCCGGAGCCAGGAGCTCGACGCGGCGGCGGACGAGCGATCCGACCTGGAGGCGATGCTCGACGAGGCCGCGCGCGCCGACCGGGTGCTGCCGCTCGTCCGCCAGGCCGAGCAGCGCGCGGAGGCCGCGGCCAAGGCCCGCCGGGTGGCCGCCGACGCCGTGCTCCGCGCGTTCCCCGGCAACCCGGACGGCGCCTCCGGTGGCGCCTCGGGTGGGGCCCCGGAGCGGCCGGATCCGGAGCGGCTGGCCGCGCTGGAGCGGGAGCGGCGCGACGAGATCGCCCGGGTGCGCCAGATCCTCCCGGAGGAGACGCGCCTGCGGGAGGTGCGGGACGAGCGGGCGGGAGCCGAGCGCGCGCTGGCGGAGCTGTCCGGGGAGGAGGCCCGCCTGGCCGGGCGGCTCGCCGCGCTGCCCGGGGAGCGTCTCGGCGTCGAGGAACGGCTCGCGGAGGCGCGCCGCGCGGCGGCGAGCCTGCCGGGCCTGACCGCCGCCAGGGACGCCGCGTCGCGGCTGCGCGCGATCACCGAGGAGGCCGCGCTGCTCGACGCGGAGCTGACCCGGCTCTCCGGCGACGAGGCGCGGGCGCGGGCCGACCAGCAGGACCTGCCCGCGGCCCTGGCCGACGCCGGGGAACGGCTCCGCGGCCTGCGCGACATGGCCGCGCGGATTCCCGCGCTGGAGGCCGCCGCCCGGACGGCGGAGGAGCGGCTCGGCAGCGCGCGGCTCCGCGACACGCTGACCACCGAGCTGGACGCGGCCGAGCGGGACCGCCGCGCGGCGGTCGACCTGGCCCAGGAGCGCCGGGACCGGCTCCAGGAGGTGCGGCAGGATCGCATCGACGGAATGGCCGCCGAGCTGGCGGCCGGGCTCGTCGACGGCCTGCCCTGCGCGGTCTGCGGCGCCACCGGGCATCCCCGCCCGGCCGAGCCCGCCGTACGGGCCGCCTCGGCGGAGGACGAGCAGGCGGCGCAGGACGCGTTCGACGCGGCGCAGCGCGCCCGTGAGGCGGCGGAGGCGAACGCCGCAGGGCTCACCTCGCGCCTCGCCGACGCGGAGTCGCGCGCCGGGGACCTGTCCGAGGAGGCCGCCGGGGCCGCCCTGGACGAGGCCCGGGACGAGCTGTCGCGACTGCGCTCGGCCGCGTCTGCGGTCGAGGCGGCCGAGGCGGAGGCCGGGCGGCTCGCCGCCGCCCTGGAGGACGCCCGCGAGCGGGCAATGGAGCTGGCCGGACTGCTGACCGAGACCAGGACCCGGCGGGATGCCCTGCTCGCCGAGGGAGAGCGCCTCGCCGCGGGACTGGAGGGCGACCTCGCGGACGTGGAGGCCCGGCTCAGCCGGGCGCGGTCGGAGGCGGAGACGGAGGAGGAGCTCGCCGCCCGCGCCGCTCGGCTCGCGGCCGAGCTGGCGGAGCTCGGCGCGCGGGCCGCGCGGACCGGGGCCGAGCTGGCCGAGGCCCGTGCCCACCGGGACATGCTGGAGACCGGCGAACGCCGGCTGGCCGAGGTGATCGACGCCGCACGGGGCGCGGACCCCTCGCTCGCCGCCCGTCTCGACCGCCTCTCGGAGGAGGCCGGCCTGCTGCGTGAGGCGGCCGACGCGGCGCGGACGGCGGAGGCGGCCGGTGGCGAGAGCGAGGCCGCGCGGGCCGCGGCGGCCCGCGCGGCGTCGGGGGAGGGGTTCGCGAGTGCGGAGCACGCCGCCGCCGCGGCCCGCACCCCGGAGGACCGGGAGGCGATGACCGAGCGGCTGGGCCTGCTGGACGCCGAACGCGCCACGGTGGAGGGGCTGCTGGCCGATCCCGAGCTGGTCGCGGCCGCCGCCGAGCCGCCCGCCGGCCTGACGGAGCTGAGCGCCGCGCACGATGTGGCCGAGCACGAGCACGGCGTGCGCACCTCGGCCCGTGACCGCGCGCGGAGCAGGCTCGACCAGCTCACCGCGCTCGCCGGCGAACTGGACGCCGCGGTGCGCGCCCACCGGCCGGCCGAGGAGCGGCACCGCCTGGCCCGGCGTCTCGCCGAACTGGCCAATGGCACATCCGGCGACAACCGCTGGCACATGAGGCTGTCGGCGTACGTGCTCGGCGAGCGGCTGCGGCAGGTCGTGGACGCGGCCAACGAGCGCCTCGACCACATGTCGGGCGGGCGCTACCTGCTGCGGCACGACCTGAACCGGACCGCGGGCGACCGGGGCCGGTCGGGCGGCGGGCTGGGCCTGCGGGTGCTCGACGCCTGGACCGGGGTCGAACGCGACCCCGCCACCCTCTCCGGCGGCGAGAGCTTCATCACCTCCCTCGCCCTGGCGCTGGGCCTGGCCGACGTGGTGACGCAGGAGGCCGGCGGCGCGGAGATCGGCACCCTCTTCGTGGACGAGGGCTTCGGCACGCTCGACGAGGACACGCTCGACGACGTGCTCGACATCCTCGACGGGCTGCGGGAGGGCGGCCGGGCGGTCGGGGTGGTCAGCCACGTCGCCGAGCTGCGCGTGCGCATCCCCGCCCAGCTCCGCGTGCTCAAGAACCGCGGCGGCTCCACCCTGTCGCACGCCTGA
- a CDS encoding LCP family protein gives MVTPGLTRRKGAAQAPRRAGPARGAVALIAWVALSAVLPGAAHLRAGRRRAGLILLGVHLTTVVCVAGVAAGADAGLAGRALGWLSQISLVFVACAVAWFWLVVHSYVVLRPAALPRSGQILTGLAAGTLAVVVAVPFAVAARYVALSERALDAIFTSPGGGGPAGTAGPGPEDPWAGRDRVNVLLLGGDWGADRIGMRTDSVNVASVDVRTGRAVLLGLPRNLEHVRFPPGSPMAVRFPFGFRLPEYRPGWREDLLFSVWQYADDHPELFGGHRHMGAQVLKETVGYILGLRIDWYALVNIWGLAKMIDALGGIVLTVDRDIVYGRYDEGMVRAGTRRLDGTEALWYARSRTLSDDFDRMHRQRCLLGALLGQADPATVLTRFTQIAAATRRLLSTDVPRPMLEHLVPLAWKVKHTGVTSLQFVPPLVNTAYPDWDRIRLLTARAIRDSLDAQTTSPATPSSGSPAGPGRLRHRHTPPAPSLTPAPVPPSPGTPSPIEDGCGASPTATAR, from the coding sequence GTGGTCACCCCTGGTCTGACACGCCGGAAGGGCGCCGCGCAGGCGCCACGTCGCGCCGGGCCGGCGCGCGGGGCCGTCGCGCTCATCGCCTGGGTGGCGCTGTCGGCGGTGCTGCCGGGCGCGGCGCACCTGCGCGCGGGCCGCCGCCGCGCGGGGCTGATCCTCCTCGGTGTCCACCTGACCACGGTCGTCTGCGTCGCGGGCGTCGCCGCCGGCGCCGACGCGGGCCTCGCCGGGCGGGCGCTGGGGTGGCTGAGCCAGATCTCCCTGGTCTTCGTGGCCTGTGCCGTCGCCTGGTTCTGGCTGGTCGTCCACTCGTACGTCGTCCTGCGCCCCGCGGCGCTGCCGCGCTCGGGGCAGATCCTCACCGGGCTGGCCGCGGGCACGCTCGCGGTCGTCGTCGCGGTGCCGTTCGCGGTCGCCGCCCGGTACGTCGCCCTGTCCGAGCGGGCGCTCGACGCGATCTTCACCTCGCCCGGCGGGGGCGGCCCGGCGGGCACCGCCGGGCCGGGGCCGGAGGATCCGTGGGCGGGCCGGGACCGGGTCAACGTGCTGCTGCTCGGCGGCGACTGGGGCGCCGACCGGATCGGGATGCGCACCGACAGCGTCAACGTCGCCAGCGTCGATGTCCGCACGGGCCGCGCCGTGCTGCTCGGCCTGCCCCGCAACCTGGAGCACGTGCGGTTCCCTCCGGGCAGCCCGATGGCCGTCCGGTTCCCCTTCGGGTTCCGCCTTCCGGAGTACCGTCCCGGCTGGCGGGAGGACCTGCTGTTCTCGGTGTGGCAGTACGCCGACGACCACCCCGAGCTGTTCGGCGGACACCGGCACATGGGCGCCCAGGTCCTCAAGGAGACGGTCGGCTACATCCTCGGCCTGCGGATCGACTGGTACGCGCTGGTCAACATCTGGGGCCTGGCGAAGATGATCGACGCTCTCGGCGGGATCGTGCTCACCGTGGACCGCGACATCGTGTACGGCCGGTACGACGAGGGGATGGTCAGGGCCGGCACCCGCCGCCTGGACGGCACCGAGGCGCTGTGGTACGCCCGGTCCCGCACCCTCAGCGACGACTTCGACCGGATGCACCGTCAGCGGTGCCTGCTCGGCGCGCTGCTCGGCCAGGCCGACCCCGCGACGGTGCTGACGCGGTTCACCCAGATCGCGGCGGCCACCCGCAGGCTCCTCAGCACCGACGTGCCGAGGCCCATGCTGGAGCACCTGGTGCCGCTGGCCTGGAAGGTCAAGCACACCGGGGTCACCAGCCTCCAGTTCGTGCCCCCGCTGGTCAATACCGCCTACCCGGACTGGGACCGGATCCGGCTGCTCACGGCGAGGGCGATCCGTGACTCGCTGGACGCCCAGACCACCTCTCCGGCCACCCCGTCGAGCGGCTCCCCAGCCGGTCCGGGGCGGCTCCGGCATCGGCACACTCCGCCGGCGCCCTCCCTCACGCCGGCGCCCGTGCCACCGTCGCCGGGGACGCCGAGCCCGATCGAGGACGGCTGCGGGGCGTCTCCCACGGCGACGGCGCGCTGA
- a CDS encoding MFS transporter: protein MSAPPVFSQRYRSLSVGIVALVMLVAFEYLAVATAMPLIGRELNGYRLYGLAFSGGMAANVIATVAGGRWSDARGPFPALWTGVGGFVAGLAVSGFAPAMEVFLAGRFLQGLGGGLFNVALYVLVAQVYPSAMHPRVFSALAAAWVLPSVVGPAITGFVAESWSWRWIFLGVAVLSAPAALVMWRGLPAPAGRPREAMGRAFLPRFAWGVCAAVGAALLQYGSGAAGAGVLLAGAGLVVLALALPRLLPRGTLRAARGLPTVIALRGLAAGSFFAAEVFVPLMLVRERHLNTAEAGLALTGGALAWSLGSWIQGRRPHARALTIRLGATLIAAGICVTTLVVVPAAPVVVAFAGWLVAGLGIGMVFPTLAVLVLELSAPGEAGRNSASLSIGESVFAVVAVAVTGALFAAYGGRSWVYVTCLGLLVVMAVTAAIVGGRFEHRREPGTIEV from the coding sequence ATGTCCGCTCCACCCGTCTTCAGCCAGCGTTACCGCTCCCTGAGCGTCGGGATCGTGGCCCTGGTGATGCTCGTGGCATTCGAGTATCTGGCGGTGGCCACCGCGATGCCGCTGATCGGCCGGGAGCTGAACGGCTACCGCCTCTACGGCCTCGCGTTCAGCGGCGGTATGGCGGCCAACGTCATCGCCACGGTGGCCGGTGGTCGCTGGAGCGACGCTCGGGGGCCGTTCCCCGCCCTGTGGACGGGGGTCGGGGGGTTCGTCGCCGGGCTGGCCGTCTCGGGGTTCGCGCCCGCCATGGAGGTCTTCCTCGCCGGCCGGTTCCTCCAGGGACTCGGCGGCGGCCTGTTCAACGTGGCGTTGTACGTCCTCGTCGCCCAGGTCTACCCCTCCGCCATGCACCCGAGGGTGTTCTCGGCGCTGGCCGCGGCCTGGGTGCTGCCGTCGGTGGTCGGCCCGGCGATCACCGGCTTCGTGGCGGAGTCCTGGAGCTGGCGCTGGATCTTCCTGGGCGTGGCGGTGCTGTCGGCCCCCGCCGCGCTGGTGATGTGGCGCGGCCTGCCCGCGCCGGCCGGGCGGCCGAGGGAGGCGATGGGCCGGGCCTTCCTGCCCCGGTTCGCCTGGGGCGTGTGCGCCGCCGTCGGCGCGGCCCTGCTGCAGTACGGCAGCGGCGCGGCGGGCGCGGGGGTCCTGCTGGCGGGCGCCGGGCTGGTGGTCCTCGCGCTGGCGCTGCCGAGACTGCTGCCCCGGGGCACGCTGCGCGCCGCCCGGGGCCTGCCCACGGTGATCGCGCTGCGGGGCCTGGCCGCCGGGTCGTTCTTCGCCGCCGAGGTGTTCGTCCCGCTGATGCTGGTCCGGGAGCGGCACCTGAACACGGCCGAGGCCGGTCTCGCGCTCACCGGAGGGGCCCTCGCCTGGTCGCTCGGCTCGTGGATCCAGGGGCGCAGGCCCCACGCGCGGGCGCTGACCATCCGTCTCGGCGCGACGCTGATCGCCGCCGGTATCTGTGTCACCACTCTTGTGGTCGTCCCCGCCGCGCCGGTCGTCGTGGCGTTCGCGGGCTGGCTGGTGGCGGGCCTCGGCATCGGCATGGTCTTCCCGACGTTGGCGGTGCTGGTGCTGGAGCTGTCCGCGCCGGGCGAGGCGGGCCGCAACAGCGCCTCGCTGAGCATCGGTGAATCGGTCTTCGCGGTCGTCGCCGTCGCGGTCACCGGCGCCCTTTTCGCGGCGTACGGGGGCAGGTCGTGGGTCTACGTGACGTGCCTCGGCCTGCTGGTCGTCATGGCCGTCACGGCCGCGATCGTGGGCGGCCGGTTCGAGCACCGCCGCGAACCGGGCACCATTGAGGTCTAG